The genomic segment AATCTTATCTATTATTTCGATTGGGATGGAGATGGAACCGCAGGAAATGAAATTGCGCCTGAAAATCATCCTGTCAGTTTGGAAACAAATAATATCAATGTACCTATGGAAGGTGGAAGCTATGAGGTAAAGGTAAATACAACTGTACCTGTTTACTTAGAGCGACCAAGTTTTTCTGAAATAGAAAATTATCCGTCAGTATCTGTCTCTGGAATGGAAATTTATGAAACAGGAAGTGGAAATGAACCTTGTATCAACTATACTAAAGAATTGAATAATAATATCTTAAAGGTGGTTGTAAAGGCTGCCTTTTTTAGGAAGGAACAAGCTGTTTCAATTCCTTTATATGATGGTATGGGTAATGTAGTGGCTCGCTTGAACTTAACTCAGCAAGCTAATCCTAATGCAGAAATCATAGTACCTCGCCTCGGAAGTGTTGGTATCAGTTGGATTTCTGAATTTATGAAGAGTTTGGCAAATGCTGTAACCCTTGAGGCTCAGATGAATTTTCGTTATACAAAGATAATAAATGATTTTCGTTTTGTTGCTCCTATTAGTAGCAGTGAACCGAATATCCGTAAGTGTTGGAATGATTCATACCAAGCGCTGAATATGATTGCAAGGTTGTATAGAGCAGATGCCATGTATAGGGCAGTATATTCTCCTTATCTGAATGTTTATCGAGATTTGTGCTACTATCAAATGTTGATTTGGTGGGGTGGTGTAGTTGTGATGCCTAATGCAGGTTTTGAAGGTTATGCAGATTCTTATGTTCCAAGAACATCCGAATCTAGTATTCTACAAATGCTGGAAGAAGAACTGGTAGAAGCAATAAGAAATTTGGATGAAAAGAAATGTGTAGCTTTTGCAACCAACGCCAATGATGCTTTGTTTGTATCGAAGGATGTGGCTCGTATTCTTTTGGCGAAAGTATATATGTATCAGCAAAAATGGGCTGCAGCTAGTAATCTTCTCCAACAAGTTGTTGACAAAAATATATACTCTATGGAAAAAGTTCCAACAAAATATACATCTGAAAACAAAGATTTAATATTGGCTTTGAAGTTGTTGGGTATTGAGTCAAGAGCCTCTAGGGTAAATGTAGATGGAAGTCCTGAAGAGGTAGTACCTATCATGACTACTACAGATGTCAAGCTTTTATATGCTGAATGCCAAATTCACTTGGGTAACAATGCAAAGGCTTCAAAATATATTTCAGAAGTGGGTAATATAAATGGTATTTCCGGAACAAATGTTTCAGTTGAGGGAATTAAG from the Segatella copri genome contains:
- a CDS encoding RagB/SusD family nutrient uptake outer membrane protein; translation: MKVILKKAVVVVTIGMMAMLQSCSSNDDLDGYTPTNFNVGGKVEKGPFVRGTAIQMQPLDADLDETGESFTSTITDNEGTFTFRSKLLKSPYVKLSASGYYFNEVTGELSKGTLALNAVANLQNAADVNLNILSHLKYQRVMDLVAKDGKSFKEANNQAQEEVLKTFGLEKYAKTDVNHFSITSGTDEAAALIAVSSLILYNRSEAQITEYLSQLSEEFAEDGNFSETTKLQIRKDMFSLESKLPQIAENIKKRYQEMGKEVAVKNLIYYFDWDGDGTAGNEIAPENHPVSLETNNINVPMEGGSYEVKVNTTVPVYLERPSFSEIENYPSVSVSGMEIYETGSGNEPCINYTKELNNNILKVVVKAAFFRKEQAVSIPLYDGMGNVVARLNLTQQANPNAEIIVPRLGSVGISWISEFMKSLANAVTLEAQMNFRYTKIINDFRFVAPISSSEPNIRKCWNDSYQALNMIARLYRADAMYRAVYSPYLNVYRDLCYYQMLIWWGGVVVMPNAGFEGYADSYVPRTSESSILQMLEEELVEAIRNLDEKKCVAFATNANDALFVSKDVARILLAKVYMYQQKWAAASNLLQQVVDKNIYSMEKVPTKYTSENKDLILALKLLGIESRASRVNVDGSPEEVVPIMTTTDVKLLYAECQIHLGNNAKASKYISEVGNINGISGTNVSVEGIKQLRKSLKLQDYFAFLKRNGLAMKELGLEKYQLLLPIPQNGIDMNPNLTQNPGY